From Chryseotalea sp. WA131a:
GAGATAGCAGGTCATTGATGTACTGTACATTCTTTTGCAGGAGATAAGGGCTTCCCGGGGCAATAAAATGAAACTTCTCTCTTTCGAATATTTGCTTTGGGACAAACCGTTGTGCCATCTTTTTTAAAATGTACTTCTCAGTAAAGTCTTTCAATTTCAAATCCGAAGGTACTTTCGTTGAAAATTCAACCAGGTTTTTATCGAGGAATGGATAACGTACTTCAACGGAGTTTGCGAGCGCCATACGATCGCCGTGATCCGAAACCAGGTGATCCACGAGGCGTATCTTATAGTCTACGTATGCTCGTCTGTTCAGAACGTCCAGGTTTCTGGTTCTTTCATTGTTTATGATGGGATGATTGAGGCAATTGATCTCGTCGAATGAAGCGTTTACACCGTCAGAGTACAATCCTCTTTTCACAACATCGAACTCGAGAAAATTTCGCTCGTAAAAGAAATCCGGATCGCCCCATAACTTATCCCTCAATGCACGCTCCTGTGGGGAACAAGTATTCTTTATGAGATTGTTCGCCCGCATTTTGTCGAAACGATAACCCACATACCCGGCAAAAAACTCATCGGCACCTTCGCCCGACAGAATTACCTTGATGCCCTTCGCCCTGACATCTTCGGAGAGCGACAGCGATGCCGTGTTGTAGGTCTCCTTGATGGGGCATTCGCTATGGTAAATCGACAAAGGAAGTCTCTCAATAATATCTTTAAAAAAAAATGTCTTTTGGTTCAGGTGTGAGTTACTTTCCCGTGCTACCAGTTTTTGATAAATAGATTCAGAGTAGGTGGAATCGACGAAGTCAATCGAAAAAACCTCTTTTTCGACAGTTGGATGCAACTGGTGGACCTTCATGGTGATCATCGATGAATCCAAACCGCCGCTCAGGTAGAGGCCAGAAGGAACGTCGGATCGAAGGCGAAGCCTGATCGAGTTCTCAAAAAGTTCTTCCAGCTCTTCGATATATTGCTGTTCTGGTTTTCCGTTCATCCTCACTTCTCCATCCGGGTAATTCAGATCCCAATATTCTTCGATGCGAACACAGCCATCGCTATGAATCACTATGTAATGCCCGTTCTCCAGGCTCGAGATACCCTGGAACATCGTTCGTGGGCTAACAAGGCCCGCAAATGTGAAGATCTGGTCCAGCCCCGTGAGATCTACCTTTCTCGGAACGGCCGGGTGTTGCAAGATCGCTTTGATCTCTGACGCGAAGACGAACGTGCTATCGACCACTGTAAAAAATAAAGGTGTGATCCCCATCTGGTCCCTGGCGCAAAACAATCTTTGCTTTTGTTTATCATAGAGGGCAAACGCAAATTGTCCGTTCAGTTCGTTGAGGAAATTCATGCTATGGTCCTCATAAAGATGCAGGATGACTTCGACGTCGGAACTTGTCCTGAAACGATGTCCCTTGTTTTGCAGCTCCTCCCTCAACTCAATGTAGTTGAAGATCTCTCCGTTACAGATAAGTACCAGCGATCCATCTTCGTTGGTGATCGGTTGCATTCCGTTATTGAGGCCAATGATACTTAACCTGCTGAATCCCAGGGCAACGTTATCCAGGAGCTGGTGCTCCTGGGCGTCCGGTCCGCGATGAATCAGCTTGCTGTTCATTTTCTCTATGATTGGCCTGTCT
This genomic window contains:
- the asnB gene encoding asparagine synthase (glutamine-hydrolyzing): MCGICGFFKFNGNVDESDRPIIEKMNSKLIHRGPDAQEHQLLDNVALGFSRLSIIGLNNGMQPITNEDGSLVLICNGEIFNYIELREELQNKGHRFRTSSDVEVILHLYEDHSMNFLNELNGQFAFALYDKQKQRLFCARDQMGITPLFFTVVDSTFVFASEIKAILQHPAVPRKVDLTGLDQIFTFAGLVSPRTMFQGISSLENGHYIVIHSDGCVRIEEYWDLNYPDGEVRMNGKPEQQYIEELEELFENSIRLRLRSDVPSGLYLSGGLDSSMITMKVHQLHPTVEKEVFSIDFVDSTYSESIYQKLVARESNSHLNQKTFFFKDIIERLPLSIYHSECPIKETYNTASLSLSEDVRAKGIKVILSGEGADEFFAGYVGYRFDKMRANNLIKNTCSPQERALRDKLWGDPDFFYERNFLEFDVVKRGLYSDGVNASFDEINCLNHPIINNERTRNLDVLNRRAYVDYKIRLVDHLVSDHGDRMALANSVEVRYPFLDKNLVEFSTKVPSDLKLKDFTEKYILKKMAQRFVPKQIFEREKFHFIAPGSPYLLQKNVQYINDLLSHDRIKRQGYFNPDKVEELRHLYSQKGFTVNAPYESDLLIVVITFQIFLDQFFD